Proteins from one Mucilaginibacter jinjuensis genomic window:
- the trxB gene encoding thioredoxin-disulfide reductase, with protein MSQDTEHVKCLIIGSGPAGYTAAIYAARADLKPVLYTGMIAGGQLTQTTDVENFPGYPQGIMGPEMMEDFRKQAERFGTEIRFGYVSSVDFSSFPRKVVVDETVTILADTVIISTGASAKWLGLESEQKYNGFGVSACAVCDGFFFKGQDVALVGAGDTAAEEATYLAKLCRKVYMLVRRDEFRASKAMVNRVLATPNIEVIYNTETKEIVGDGQSVTGVRVLNNQTNEEKIIDVTGFFVAIGHHPNTDIFKGIIDMDETGYIQTKPGTTQTNVEGVFCCGDAQDSVFRQAVTAAGTGCMAALEAERYLADKEYAVEAEAHAKV; from the coding sequence ATGTCTCAAGATACTGAACACGTAAAATGCCTGATCATTGGATCAGGTCCTGCTGGATATACTGCTGCTATTTATGCTGCCCGTGCCGATTTAAAACCTGTTTTATATACCGGGATGATTGCCGGCGGCCAGCTTACACAAACCACTGATGTTGAGAACTTTCCGGGTTACCCGCAAGGCATTATGGGCCCTGAGATGATGGAAGACTTCCGTAAGCAAGCAGAACGTTTTGGCACCGAGATCCGTTTCGGTTATGTAAGTTCTGTTGATTTTTCAAGTTTCCCACGCAAAGTGGTGGTTGACGAAACCGTTACCATCCTTGCTGATACTGTAATTATTTCCACCGGAGCTTCGGCCAAATGGTTAGGCCTCGAGTCAGAACAAAAATATAATGGCTTTGGTGTTTCTGCCTGTGCCGTGTGCGATGGCTTCTTCTTTAAAGGCCAGGATGTTGCCCTGGTAGGTGCCGGTGATACCGCTGCCGAAGAAGCTACTTACCTGGCTAAACTTTGCCGTAAAGTATACATGCTGGTTCGCCGTGATGAGTTCCGTGCTTCAAAAGCAATGGTTAACCGTGTGTTGGCTACCCCTAACATCGAAGTAATTTACAATACCGAAACCAAAGAGATTGTAGGCGACGGTCAGTCTGTAACAGGTGTACGCGTTTTAAATAACCAAACTAACGAAGAAAAGATAATTGATGTAACCGGCTTCTTCGTTGCCATTGGTCATCATCCTAATACCGATATTTTTAAAGGTATTATTGATATGGACGAAACCGGCTATATCCAAACCAAACCAGGCACCACCCAAACCAACGTCGAAGGTGTTTTCTGCTGCGGCGATGCACAAGACAGCGTTTTCCGCCAGGCTGTAACAGCCGCAGGTACAGGTTGTATGGCAGCTCTGGAAGCCGAAAGATATTTAGCTGATAAAGAATATGCTGTAGAAGCTGAGGCGCATGCTAAGGTTTAA